A window of Planctomycetota bacterium genomic DNA:
TATGTGCTCGGCGGCCGGGCGATGGAGATCGTGCTGAACCCCGGCGAACTCGAGCGCTTCGTGCTCCGCGCCTTCGAGGCCGCGCCCGACTTCCCCGTGCTGGTGGACAAGTTCCTCGACAACGCCATCGAGGTGGACGTGGACGCCGTGTCGGACGGCACCGACGTCTACATCGGCGGCCTGATGGAGCACATTGAGGAGGCCGGCGTGCACTCGGGCGACAGCTCGTGCGTGCTGCCCCCCCACACGCTGCCTTGGCACATCCTGGACGAGATCCGCCGCGAGACCATCGCCCTGGCCCTCGAGTTCCGCGTGCGGGGCCTCCTCAACGTGCAGTTCGCCGTGCAGGATGGCAAGGTGTTCATCCTCGAGGTGAACCCCCGCGCCTCGCGCACCGTGCCCTTCGTGAGCAAGGCCACCAACGTGCCGCTCGCCAAGGTGGCCACCAAGGTGATGCTGGGCAAGACCCTGGCCGAACTGGGCATCCGCGGCGACCCGCCCCGGTTCGGCGTGGCCGTGAAGGCGCCCGTGTACCCGTTCAACCGCTTCCCCGGCGTGGACGCCGTGCTCGGCCCCGAGATGAAGTCCACCGGCGAGGTCATGGGCATCGCCGACTCGTTCGGCGTCGCGTTCGCCAAGGCCGAAAGCGCCGCCGGCACCGAGTTGCCCCTCCAGGGCACGGTCTTCCTCAGCGTGCGCGACCAGGACAAGCCGATCATCGTGGGCATCGCCGGCCGCTTCCACAAGATGGGCTTCCAGCTCATCGCCACGGGCGGCACGTGCCGCGCCCTCCAGGGCGTCGGCCTCCCCGCCCAGCACATCCTCAAGGTCAGCGAGGGCCGGCCCAACGTGGTGGACTGGATGAAGAACCGGGCCGTGCATCTGATCATCAACACGCCGAGCGGCAAGACGCCGCGGCACGACGAGGTCTCCATCCGCACCACGGCGGTGCTGCGCGGCGTGCCGCTCATCACCACCGTGCCCGGCGCCGCGGCCGCCGCCAGCGCCATCGAAGCCCTTCGCGCCGGAGCCTTTGGCGTCCGGCCGCTGCAAAGCTGGCATGGAACGAGGAGTTGATGTGTGAAACGTGATCCGTGAGAAGCCACGCCGCAGTGTGTCGGTTCCTCTTCCCTCTCACGCATCACGGGTCAAGTCCACGGATTGGCAGGCGAAACCGATCGAAGCAAGACCACCTGTTCCTTACGGGAGTTCGCGATAATGGCCAAACACATCTTCGTGACCGGCGGGGTCGTCTCCAGCCTCGGCAAGGGCCTCACCTCGGCCGCACTCGGCCTCGTGCTCGAACGCCGCGGCCTGCGAGTGGCCATCCAGAAGTTCGACCCCTACATCAACGTGGACCCCGGCACCATGAGCCCGTACCAGCATGGCGAGGTCTACGTGACGCCCGACGGGGCCGAGACCGACCTCGACCTCGGCCACTACGAGCGGTTCACCAGCTCGCCCATCTGCCGCCTGTCGAACTTCACCACCGGCTCCATCTACAAGAGCATCATTGACAAGGAGCGCCGCGGCGACTACCTGGGCAAGACCGTGCAGGTCGTGCCCCACGTCACCGACGAGATCAAGGGCGCCGTCCGCCAGATCGCCACCCGCGACGTGGACCTGGTGATCACCGAGATCGGCGGCACCGTGGGCGACATCGAGGGCCTGCCCTTCCTCGAGGCGATCCGACAGTTCCGCCTCGACGTCGGGCGCGAGAACGTCCTCTACGTTCACCTCACCCTTATCCCCTACCTGCGCGCCGCCGGCGAGATCAAGACCAAGCCCACCCAGCACTCGGTCAACAAGCTCCGCGAGATCGGCATCCAGCCCGACATCCTGATCTGCCGCAGCGAGCGGCCGCTGGGCGACGACGTGCGCGCCAAGATCGCCCTCTTCTGCAATGTCGAGAAAGAGGCCGTCTATGAAGAGCTGGACCTCGAGGCGAGCTACCTCGTCTACGAGCTGCCGCTGGTGTTCGCCCGCCAGGGCCTCGACGAGATGATCATCCGCAAGCTGGGCCTGAACTGCGGCGAGGCCCGGCTCGACGACTGGGCGAGGATGGTCGAAACCCTCCGCAAGCCCGCCAGGTCCGTCGAGATCGCCGTCGTCGGCAAGTACATCCAGCTCAAGGACGCCTACAAGAGCATCTACGAGGCCCTCACCCACGCCGGCATCGCCAACGACGCCCGCGTGAACGTGCGCATGGTCGAGTCCGAGGACGTCGAGCACCAGGGGGCCGAGGCGGCCCTGGGCGGCGTGGGGGGCGTGCTCGTGCCCGGCGGCTTCGGCTACCGCGGCATCGAGGGCAAGGTCGCCGCCATCCGCTACGCCCGCGAGGCCAAGGTCCCCTTCTTCGGCATCTGCCTGGGCATGCAGTGCGCCGTCATCGAGTTCGCCCGCACGGTGTGCAGCTACGCCGGCGCCAACTCCACCGAGTTCGACCCCAAGACCAAGCATCCCGTGATTGACCTCATGGAGCAGCAGAAGCGCGTGGCCGGCCTGGGCGGCACCATGCGGCTCGGCTCGTACCCCTGCGAACTGCTGCCCGACACCAGGGCCCACGCCGCCTACGGTGCCGCCACGGTCTGCGAGCGGCATCGCCACCGCTACGAGTTCAACAACGCCTACCGCGAGAAAATGCGCCGCAAAGGCATGGTCTTCAGCGGCGTGAGCCCCGACGGCGCCCTCGTCGAGATCATCGAAGTCCACGACCACCCCTGGTTCGTCGCCGTCCAGTTCCACCCCGAGTTCCAATCCAAGCCCCTCCGCCCGCATCCGCTGTTCCGCGACTTCGTGGCGCATGCCTTGGCGCAGCGATAGCGCCCCGGCTGCCTTGCATCACGTCCCCTGGTCGCCAGGCTCTGAGCCTGTGATGGGGCCAGACGGACTCACACGGACTCACACGGACAGGCACGGACGGGCACGGATGCGGAGCGTCCCCATCGCCGCCCCCATGCGGAGCGTGGGGCGAGGGAGATTCCTGCCCGCGCCCCGTCTCGCGCCGCAGTTGCAGGCGTGGCCAATTGGTGGTAGAGTCCCGCCGTTCGCCGTTGCCGGCTCGTCTCGAACCCGTTCCGCCATTCGCCAAGGGAACTGACATGCGCCTCGCCATCCATTGCCTCGCCATGACCCTTGCGGTCGGCCTGGTGTGCGGCTGCGCCCGCCTGAGCCCCTCGCCCGACGCCCTTCGCCGGCGGCAGCAGGCATTCGAGCGCGCCGAGCTGGCCTTCCGCCCGTGCGTGTTCAGCGGCGAGCAGTTCCCCAAGGTGGCCTTCGACGACCCGGCGCGGGTGGAAGAGCTGATCGGCCCCTACACGCTGAACGCCCGGTTCTTCGACGCCAACCTCCAGGAGGTCACGAAGGCCGAAACGCCGGGCCGCTACGGCGCCATCGTGGAGATTCGCCCGAAAGCCGGCCCGGTGTCGAAACGCTTCTTCACCCTCTTCCGCGCGCCGGGCGGCGTGAACTGGCGGCGGGCCCGAATCCCCGTCGCCGCCGAGTTCCCTACCGGCCTGGGCTTTGACCCCGCGGCCGCGCGCGAGCGGTCGCGCGCCGT
This region includes:
- a CDS encoding CTP synthase, giving the protein MAKHIFVTGGVVSSLGKGLTSAALGLVLERRGLRVAIQKFDPYINVDPGTMSPYQHGEVYVTPDGAETDLDLGHYERFTSSPICRLSNFTTGSIYKSIIDKERRGDYLGKTVQVVPHVTDEIKGAVRQIATRDVDLVITEIGGTVGDIEGLPFLEAIRQFRLDVGRENVLYVHLTLIPYLRAAGEIKTKPTQHSVNKLREIGIQPDILICRSERPLGDDVRAKIALFCNVEKEAVYEELDLEASYLVYELPLVFARQGLDEMIIRKLGLNCGEARLDDWARMVETLRKPARSVEIAVVGKYIQLKDAYKSIYEALTHAGIANDARVNVRMVESEDVEHQGAEAALGGVGGVLVPGGFGYRGIEGKVAAIRYAREAKVPFFGICLGMQCAVIEFARTVCSYAGANSTEFDPKTKHPVIDLMEQQKRVAGLGGTMRLGSYPCELLPDTRAHAAYGAATVCERHRHRYEFNNAYREKMRRKGMVFSGVSPDGALVEIIEVHDHPWFVAVQFHPEFQSKPLRPHPLFRDFVAHALAQR
- the carB gene encoding carbamoyl-phosphate synthase large subunit is translated as GPNRIGQGIEFDYCCVHAVFAAQELGYEALMVNSNPETVSTDYDTADKLYFEPVTLENVLNVVETEKPIGVVVQLGGQTPLSLAVPLERAGVPILGTPPDQIDRAEDRQRFAAALDHLGFRQPANRSVLSLDEARVAADELGYPVLVRPSYVLGGRAMEIVLNPGELERFVLRAFEAAPDFPVLVDKFLDNAIEVDVDAVSDGTDVYIGGLMEHIEEAGVHSGDSSCVLPPHTLPWHILDEIRRETIALALEFRVRGLLNVQFAVQDGKVFILEVNPRASRTVPFVSKATNVPLAKVATKVMLGKTLAELGIRGDPPRFGVAVKAPVYPFNRFPGVDAVLGPEMKSTGEVMGIADSFGVAFAKAESAAGTELPLQGTVFLSVRDQDKPIIVGIAGRFHKMGFQLIATGGTCRALQGVGLPAQHILKVSEGRPNVVDWMKNRAVHLIINTPSGKTPRHDEVSIRTTAVLRGVPLITTVPGAAAAASAIEALRAGAFGVRPLQSWHGTRS